The proteins below are encoded in one region of Pomacea canaliculata isolate SZHN2017 linkage group LG7, ASM307304v1, whole genome shotgun sequence:
- the LOC112568287 gene encoding LOW QUALITY PROTEIN: uncharacterized protein LOC112568287 (The sequence of the model RefSeq protein was modified relative to this genomic sequence to represent the inferred CDS: deleted 2 bases in 1 codon; substituted 2 bases at 2 genomic stop codons): protein MEEGALRLNHGPEEQNHDDKRMTHNMMEKRRKDRIKQWISHIAQLLPPASSQGPDKPSTLDIMERAANYIIELKASYEKLLTEQGDAVLVEEMHKMRTELDSVRAERDRLSEVLNAAGIAALNDTSQWRGNRKSNSALTENGTSPATAASDSTSEVAMANGSDESRSKNKSSVTSGSKRRNTISVHLEQQKLQQEQQQQQQQQAMAQAMASGLLSHNGGFIYSGLPGQNLMVNSNLMVSPSGQVVVSANHQTSLTAGSASSALDGGQRENVVYGLEKSSQSAVRGGNANMLGGGSIGGLLQIAMQDAGITPSLQLDASRQSSPAPVSELNVHTDSAATDSDISRSKLSSSLXLEDVSHDALQTLASVASNTVSSSMSLFPSLASSAMMGMMQSAAGSASLAASTVTVTSSAMNQNTPIMSVGQLGQLQQQQPSQASLVMGMPVLNHLAPNAGLGMVAPNAGQNPGAMGIMPSGTINQHGQLSMIQGAAGPGGLVPGSILMNQQGQLLMINENGLPILMQQSLDPSFSGLGDKTVIGSGGVSVSTNSGLMGGANPTISLFDHQQQALISSGALTIAKSDPGASGNLSSVPASHPQSSILAGMNPQNPGQMSFLGSQLLSQGSLQSLAVQSGGQLGSLLQPGAALNQQLMQSLGLGFPSMLTGASAGGGVTNPTNQAQHTITGGATAGAAAAGGGPAAAGGVLFPGAQGSSMVTLNTVPANPHQLPSALVLPSGHVIPVVSNPQLLTANHGGGGLMSVAPGGSGGLTSGSAGTTGHIQLQQMGGGAGTSQVIQVDPNNPGGAQVFIGPNGLQMTTTAAGQAHLTQQQQIQQLLQQQQNLNLLMPSAAISASQTIPTTTVVTLASTVVPTSAAKNVLAKAQMQTTQVLMQRNASQPRTHTTSSAIARKGSQNVKTSSSETQTSSSNASGMLMQTGCAGTGSTGSVQLTAAGGGGCATGANSSNGAAAGSAPILLMMQHNGQVVNVLVDPTTPSVGGAVSTTVGDKSGASSSVHTSAASSGSKKSNKKNSQRTTTPKPKSSKSSSKALSTSTTSTTTSSCSQTVMSRTNATCSVTTSVTQPLVINTDGPWDSQAASNIMICDDTNNPASEEGGLAPSSDNQDILAKAAQSIFTASPTEMTSPIGGAFYNPAHDDNPLLIDTSPAGPDTDMPSSSSPXKSISTNAAPQTELSKSVDCQQQREQHSQMLQEQEALLRQQEQQEQEKLMQQEREQHEQLMRHIEQQQQQMGLTSPQTLSLIPPSMPSLAQTSDVGTLSAAVAVTTADSSAAATNTISSGTDTAGQIVPPPKKPKKSKSKKKDKEKEDGREKDGDGSKSSKKSSKKKKKEQEAAIRRQEEINQQQQLILQQQQQQQEEQTKLQHHEQEQLLLLQQHQQQQEQQSPGLMSEPQLVQPSAADMIVDEVADHVVSGASDPFVLPDSITFTESEISDVLDQVEKLGSSLVSDEQLKKYEKVEKAEKREKKSKRRKDGGQMDDGSSNPSKKQCKGNSRENDSSLEANLFVLNQQLGVRPLSQQQQDDPNSTSRMSIYDFQDDSPPGLGSAKTESPQKSKSKKSKSKTPSGTQNLLAATSPLSVSTVSTTSTMVTNTAATTTLASATTTTSAGTNTPASSLDMLVPALSQAKSDSSSVSKGSKSSKSKKSDKKDRAKSNSGSSIADSLNNMNAVNSVHSISTTARVNTAASENMSIQTNGTISSSKSNDSLSSNSVDSASVILPMPGFDTLEALNSPPPLISPPVSQAKSSGSSSGSKGQGQLQDQNLDGPLGQISSIVSSDIVTTMCSTSIETLADISDVVPTSNTMNMDPLMLQSSNSPPPALHHPLTLGHNSANSMMVQQQQKQKQQQQQSISNKQRQQTPPRHNPAQQMPSHSPQMAQPPQSGPTQGHAHMGPPTSPAQAVGRPRSTSLSHQQQQNQGGYLSSSPQGGAGVRQSPSASCISPSSSHSRGSHENQGFNQGAGAHMAPTQSPSSSVRLNDMSSLLNSPDISCPNANLFSSTAPKLSHMQKPTSQGKPSCTEDSAASRSRTGIYSADNFVQPSRQTSNLESCSQQSSNSSVAGNMSRMAGMNDASGESFNFTSIGLNLTSSSTQSTGQEMGVASSAGMPFSFSLTSASTTQTSSSSGSHGQVGHHSFPFYPLHPSVTQPSSTSQQSHQTQSLNMMPPGVDVRMDGQGSGHQTSGPGVGGGMPSTAQNSFNFGGLMDLNSSCSGVRDTAMPNDQSHLMSSVDKSPMASFTQHHGGGAGGGSGSNSGQKRLSEIQPPPPPSNRPPQQPTQPLDHGPPINRSPQQMGNHTSPAGNYFSSSYPSSASLNTPPLRHPPLPNSDSNHLMNRGFDHGFGSSQTSASVPLGGPNFDHHGMSYQRDMNQTRPLEHVSTGASTSSRKPSSQQQQQQQNGGGSKQQKQSQGGGGGSSGLSRVPPSHGQSRNMAPNHNSNQSQQSSAPSQAPPPAHQTSGNGQPPAPSPSQQARQAKRKQPSQSKKSKPTYSTEIDANLSHSIFDNNQSLQSFFSFQNMSPPPVRNLQSEGPSFLPGNLFGSTSRPLSNSSNKNTPDLGPPYALFPPTRPQNGLGLNFQHSFGMNTMTGNPGSGHMTPHSVAVPPHMGNFSLSNIFSDSGTNDGGINISPIKFSHPGNPILPPQAGMDPNALQHPHQGSALYHNRSHHGQPHVLPNPMTLNSILGHNHHGFDTRSMSQGINSSVGPPFHGAGHPSSFAIPPLNFSMHDH from the exons ATGGAAGAGGGGGCTTTGCGCCTGAATCATGGACCTGAAGAACAAAA CCATGATGACAAACGTATGACCCACAACATGATGGAGAAGCGTCGCAAAGATCGAATAAAACAATGGATCTCACATATAGCGCAGCTTCTGCCTCCAGCCAGCAGTCAAGGTCCAGACAAACCT AGTACACTTGATATCATGGAACGTGCTGCAAATTACATCATTGAACTGAAAGCATCCTATGAAAAGTTGTTGACAGAACAAGGAGATGCTGTATTAG TTGAGGAAATGCACAAAATGCGCACAGAGCTAGACAGTGTGCGAGCTGAAAGGGATCGGCTTTCGGAAGTTCTTAATGCAGCTG GTATTGCTGCCCTGAATGATACCTCACAATGGAGGGGTAACAGGAAGTCAAACTCAGctttgacagaaaatggcaCTTCACCAGCGACTGCAGCCTCAGATTCCACAAGCGAAGTAGCAATGGCTAATGGAAGTGATGAATCTCGAtccaaaaataaatcatcagtCACCTCAGGCTCCAAACGACGAAACACCATTAGTGTACATCTTGAACAGCAAAAACTACAACAggagcaacagcagcaacaacaacaacaggccATGGCTCAGGCTATGGCCAGCGGGCTTCTGTCTCACAACGGTGGATTTATTTATAGCGGATTGCCAG gacaaAATCTTATGGTGAACTCAAACCTAATGGTAAGTCCATCAGGCCAGGTGGTAGTGTCTGCCAACCACCAAACATCTCTAACAGCAGGCTCTGCATCATCTGCACTGGATGGTGGCCAGAGAGAAAATGTTGTTTATGGGCTGGAGAAAAGCTCTCAGTCAGCAGTCAGAGGAGGCAATGCTAATATGCTGGGGGGTGGTAGCATTGGAGGACTTTTGCAAATAGCTATGCAGGATGCAGGTATCACTCCTTCCCTTCAGCTGGATGCTTCCCGACAGTCAAGCCCGGCACCAGTGTCGGAACTAAATGTGCACACTGATTCAGCTGCAACAGACTCTGACATTAGCAGATCCAAGCTCAGCAGCAGTCTTTGA TTGGAGGATGTTAGTCATGATGCTTTGCAGACTCTGGCATCAGTTGCTTCCAACACTGTCAGCTCGTCGATGTCTCTTTTTCCGTCCTTGGCATCTTCGGCAATGATGGGGATGATGCAGTCAGCAGCAGGAAGTGCATCTCTGGCTGCTAGCACGGTGACAGTGACTTCCTCAGCCATGAACCAGAACACACCCATCATGTCAGTGGGGCAGCTTGGTCAgctgcaacagcagcaacccTCGCAGGCCAGCCTCGTGATGGGCATGCCAGTTCTTAACCATCTTGCTCCTAATGCAGGGCTTGGAATGGTTGCACCAAATGCTGGGCAGAACCCTGGTGCCATGGGAATTATGCCTTCTGGAACCATCAATCAACATGGACAGCTGAGCATGATTCAGGGAGCAGCCGGGCCTGGTGGACTTGTTCCTGGAAGCATTCTTATGAACCAACAAGGACAGCTTCTCATGATCAATGAAAATGGCCTCCCTATACTTATGCAGCAGTCCCTGGATCCATCTTTTAGTGGCCTTGGTGACAAAACCGTCATAGGTAGTGGAGGTGTTTCTGTCTCAACAAACTCAGGTCTGATGGGAGGTGCGAACCCTACTATCTCCCTCTTTGACCATCAGCAGCAGGCATTAATCAGCAGTGGGGCACTTACCATAGCCAAATCAGATCCTGGTGCCTCTGGTAATCTTAGCTCCGTCCCTGCATCACATCCTCAATCCTCTATTTTGGCTGGGATGAATCCACAGAATCCTGGACAGATGAGCTTTCTTGGATCCCAGCTTCTGTCACAGGGTTCTCTACAGTCTTTGGCAGTGCAGTCTGGTGGTCAGCTGGGCAGCTTGCTTCAACCAGGGGCGGCACTTAATCAGCAGCTTATGCAGTCTTTGGGTCTTGGCTTCCCAAGCATGTTGACAG GTGCTAGTGCAGGAGGTGGCGTGACCAATCCTACTAATCAAGCCCAGCACACCATTACAGGAGGTGCAACAGctggtgcagcagcagcaggaggaggGCCGGCGGCAGCTGGTGGTGTTCTTTTTCCTGGCGCACAAGGTAGCAGTATGGTGACACTAAACACAGTTCCTGCAAATCCCCATCAGCTTCCTTCTGCCCTTGTTCTCCCGAGTGGTCACGTTATTCCAGTGGTCTCTAACCCTCAGCTTCTTACTGCCAACCATGGAGGCGGTGGTCTTATGAGTGTAGCACCTGGGGGTAGTGGAGGACTGACCAGTGGTTCTGCAGGCACAACTGGCCATATTCAGCTGCAACAAATGGGAGGTGGCGCAGGTACTAGccag GTTATCCAGGTAGACCCCAATAACCCAGGAGGAGCTCAGGTTTTTATTGGGCCGAATGGGCTACAGATGACTACCACAGCAGCAGGACAGGCTCATCTtactcagcagcagcag ATCCAGCAActtcttcagcagcagcagaatcTAAATCTTCTCATGCCTTCTGCCGCCATTAGTGCCTCACAAACCATTCCCACTACTACTGTTGTCACACTGGCATCCACTGTGGTGCCTACTTCAGCAGCCAAAAATGTCCTTGCAAAAGCCCAGATGCAGACCACCCAG GTCCTGATGCAGCGTAATGCAAGCCAACCACGCACACATACAACTTCTAGTGCAATCGCAAGGAAAGGTTCACAGAATGTGAAAACAAGCAGCTCTGAAACACAGACCTCCTCCAGCAATGCATCAGGCATGTTAATGCAGACAGGTTGTGCAGGAACCGGAAGTACAGGAAGTGTGCAGCTGACTGCTGCTGGAGGCGGTGGTTGTGCCACAGGTGCTAACAGTAGCAATGGTGCTGCTGCAGGCAGTGCCCCCATTCTGTTGATGATGCAGCACAATGGACAGGTGGTTAACGTGCTGGTAGATCC GACCACGCCATCTGTTGGGGGTGCAGTCAGCACCACTGTTGGAGACAAATCTGGTGCCAGTTCATCTGTACATACATCAGCTGCATCTTCTGGTTCAAAGAAGTCTAACAAAAAGAACTCCCAAAGAACCACGACTCCCAAGCCCAAATCTAGCAAATCTTCAAGTAAGGCATTGTCAACGTCTACTACATCAACCACCACATCATCTTGTTCACAGACTGTTATGTCGAGAACCAATGCCACTTGTTCTGTGACCACGTCAGTAACACAGCCCTTAGTTATCAACACAGATGGGCCCTGGGACAGTCAGGCTGCCTCAAACATAATGATATGTGACGATACAAACAATCCTGCATCAGAGGAAGGAGGCCTTGCACCATCCAGTGATAATCAAGACATTCTGGCTAAAGCAGCACAATCTATTTTTACTGCATCTCCCACGGAAATGACTTCCCCTATCGGGGGGGCCTTCTACAATCCTGCACATGATGACAATCCCCTGTTGATAGACACAAGTCCTGCAGGACCTGACACAGACATGCCTTCATCCTCATCCCCTTAAAAGAGCATCTCCACGAATGCAGCACCACAGACAGAACTGTCAAAGTCTGTGGACTGTCAGCAACAACGGGAACAGCATAGCCAGATGCTTCAGGAGCAAGAAGCCTTGCTGCGTCAGCAGGAGCAGCAAGAACAGGAGAAGTTGATGCAGCAGGAACGTGAGCAGCATGAACAGCTGATGAGGCACATcgaacaacagcagcagcagatgggCCTGACTTCTCCACAGACACTTTCCCtg ATTCCACCATCAATGCCATCTCTTGCTCAGACTTCAGATGTGGGAACATTATCTGCAGCTGTAGCGGTTACTACAGCTGATTCCTCTGCAGCTGCTACAAACACCATTTCATCTGGAACCGATACTGCAGGACAGATTGTACCTCCACCTAAAAAACCCAAGAAATCCAAATccaagaagaaagacaaagaaaaagaggatgGTCGTGAGAAGGATGGGGATGGCTCCAAGTCATCCAAGAAATcaagcaagaagaagaagaaagagcaagaagCAGCTATACGGCGTCAAGAAGAAATcaaccagcaacagcagctgattctacagcaacaacagcagcagcaagaggAGCAGACCAAACTTCAGCATCATGAACAAGAGCAGCTGCTGCTTTTacagcaacaccagcagcagcaggaacAGCAATCTCCAGGGCTCATGTCAGAGCCGCAGCTGGTGCAACCCTCTGCTGCTGATATGATTGTGGATGAGGTAGCAGACCATGTTGTGTCTGGTGCCAGTGATCCTTTCGTACTTCCTGACAGCATCACCTTCACGGAGAGTGAAATTTCTGACGTGCTTGACCAGGTAGAGAAGCTTGGGAGCAGTCTTGTTTCAGATGAACAATTAAAGAAGTATGAGAAGGtggaaaaagcagaaaaacgggaaaagaaaagcaaaaggcgCAAAGATGGTGGGCAAATGGATGATGGAAGTTCAAATCCTAGTAAGAAACAATGCAAAGGAAATAGCCGGGAGAATGACAGCAGCTTAGAAGCCAATTTATTTGTGTTAAATCAGCAGCTAGGTGTGAGACCTTTATCCCAGCAGCAACAGGACGACCCAAACAGCACGTCACGCATGTCCATTTATGACTTTCAGGATGACAGCCCACCAGGATTGGGCTCTGCTAAGACAGAGAGCCCCcaaaaatccaaaagtaaaaagaGCAAGAGTAAGACTCCCTCAGGCACCCAAAATTTGCTAGCAGCCACCTCTCCGTTGTCGGTATCAACAGTTAGTACTACATCAACCATGGTCACCAACACTGCTGCTACAACTACTCTTGCCTCTGCAACCACCACAACATCAGCTGGTACGAATACACCAGCTTCTTCCCTTGATATGTTAGTCCCAGCCTTGTCGCAAGCTAAAAGTGACTCTTCTTCAGTGAGCAAAGGATCAAAATCTAGCAAAAGTAAAAAGAGTGACAAAAAAGACAGAGCAAAGTCAAACAGTGGATCTAGCATAGCAGATTCTCTGAACAATATGAATGCAGTTAACAGTGTACATAGCATCAGTACCACAGCTCGTGTGAATACTGCAGCCTCAGAAAATATGTCCATTCAGACTAATGGAACAATCTCCAGCAGCAAGAGTAATGATAGCCTAAGCAGCAACAGTGTGGATTCTGCCTCTGTGATTCTTCCTATGCCAGGGTTTGATACGCTTGAAGCACTTAATAGCCCTCCTCCATTAATCTCTCCACCAGTTTCACAGGCCAAGTCTTCAGGATCATCTTCTGGGAGCAAAGGTCAAGGGCAGTTGCAGGACCAGAACTTGGATGGGCCTTTAGGACAGATTTCCTCCATAGTGTCATCAGATATTGTGACTACAATGTGCTCGACAAGCATAGAGACACTGGCTGACATTTCTGATGTGGTGCCGACCTCTAACACTATGAACATGGACCCCCTCATGTTGCAGAGCTCCAACTCACCCCCACCTGCTTTGCATCATCCCTTGACCCTGGGTCATAACAGTGCTAACTCTATGATggtgcagcagcaacagaagcagaaacaacagcagcaacaaagtATTTCCAACAAACAGCGACAGCAGACACCCCCACGACACAACCCTGCCCAGCAGATGCCATCACACTCTCCACAGATGGCACAGCCTCCTCAGAGTGGGCCAACTCAAGGCCATGCCCACATGGGGCCACCCACCAGTCCTGCCCAGGCCGTTGGTCGTCCTCGTTCTACATCTCTgtctcatcagcagcaacagaatCAGGGAGGTTACTTGTCCTCTTCCCCACAGGGTGGGGCAGGGGTGCGACAATCTCCCTCTGCAAGTTGCATATCACCATCATCCAGTCACTCGCGAGGTTCCCACGAAAACCAGGGCTTCAATCAGGGAGCAGGTGCTCACATGGCTCCCACTCAGTCTCCTTCATCATCTGTTCGCCTCAATGATATGTCCAGCCTTTTGAATTCACCTGATATTTCATGCCCCAATGCCAATCTTTTCAGTTCCACTGCCCCGAAACTGTCCCACATGCAGAAACCAACCTCTCAAGGAAAGCCTTCTTGCACGGAAGACAGTGCAGCCTCACGCTCACGTACAGGAATCTACTCAGCAGACAATTTTGTGCAGCCCAGTAGGCAGACATCCAACCTGGAGTCCTGTTCACAACAATCTTCCAACAGCAGTGTGGCAGGTAACATGAGCAGGATGGCTGGAATGAACGATGCCAGTGGAGAGAGTTTTAACTTTACAAGCATTGGGCTGAATCTGACTTCATCTTCCACACAAAGCACAGGCCAAGAAATGGGTGTTGCATCCAGTGCAGGCATGCCCTTTTCTTTTAGTCTTACCTCAGCTTCCACAAcgcagacatcatcatcatcaggttCTCATGGTCAGGTCGGCCACCACTCATTCCCGTTTTATCCACTGCACCCCTCAGTTACCCAACCTTCCTCTACTAGTCAGCAGAGTCATCAGACGCAGTCACTGAACATGATGCCACCTGGGGTAGATGTTCGCATGGATGGTCAAGGTTCAGGCCACCAGACCTCAGGTCCAGGAGTGGGAGGAGGTATGCCATCCACTGCCCAAAACAGTTTCAATTTTGGTGGCTTGATGGACTTAAATAGTAGCTGTTCTGGGGTAAGGGACACTGCTATGCCTAATGACCAGTCACATCTTATGTCATCTGTAGACAAGAGCCCAATGGCTAGTTTTACCCAACACCATGGTGGAGGTGCAGGTGGGGGGAGTGGTAGCAACAGTGGTCAGAAGCGGCTATCTGAGATTCAGCCACCTCCCCCACCATCCAATCGTCCACCCCAGCAGCCTACACAACCACTAGACCATGGCCCCCCTATCAACAGATCCCCACAACAGATGGGCAACCATACTTCTCCTGCTGGGAATTATTTCTCATCTAGCTACCCATCATCAGCCAGTCTTAATACCCCTCCCCTTCGACACCCACCCCTACCAAACTCTGATTCCAACCACCTCATGAACCGTGGCTTTGATCATGGCTTTGGCAGTTCCCAGACCTCTGCGAGTGTGCCTTTGGGAGGACCAAACTTTGATCACCATGGCATGTCATACCAGCGGGACATGAATCAGACACGCCCACTAGAACACGTATCAACTGGGGCGAGCACAAGTTCACGGAAGCCAAGctcgcagcagcagcagcagcagcagaatgGTGGTGGCAGCAAGCAGCAAAAGCAGTCCCAGGGAGGCGGGGGAGGCAGCAGCGGACTCAGTCGAGTTCCCCCTTCTCATGGCCAGTCACGCAACATGGCTCCCAATCACAACTCCAACCAGTCCCAACAGAGCTCTGCACCTTCTCAGGCTCCACCCCCTGCACACCAGACATCTGGAAATGGCCAGCCTCCTGCACCATCACCTTCTCAGCAGGCTCGACAAGCCAAGCGTAAGCAGCCTTCTCAGAGCAAGAAAAGCAAACCTACTTACTCCACAGAGATTGACGCCAACTTGTCACACTCCATTTTCGACAACAACCAGAGCCTTCAGtcctttttctcatttcaaAACATGTCCCCACCCCCAGTTCGCAACCTGCAGAGTGAAGGCCCATCTTTTCTACCTGGAAACCTCTTTGGTTCAACATCCAGACCATTGTCAAATTCTTCTAACAAAAATACACCAGATCTGGGGCCTCCGTATGCGTTGTTCCCACCTACACGGCCCCAAAATGGGCTAGGCCTCAACTTCCAGCATAGCTTTGGAATGAACACAATGACTGGGAACCCCGGCAGTGGCCACATGACACCACACTCTGTGGCTGTCCCACCACACATGGGAAACTTTAGCCTCAGTAACATTTTTTCAGACAGTGGCACTAATGATGGTGGCATTAATATTTCACCAATCAAATTCTCACACCCTGGCAATCCTATTCTTCCTCCGCAGGCTGGAATGGACCCCAACGCTTTGCAGCACCCCCATCAGGGAAGTGCTCTTTATCACAATCGTTCTCATCACGGTCAGCCCCATGTCCTGCCCAACCCAATGACTCTCAATTCAATACTTGGACACAACCACCATGGTTTTGACACCCGGTCTATGAGTCAAGGAATTAACAGCTCAGTGGGTCCCCCATTTCATGGTGCAGGCCACCCATCCTCATTTGCCATCCCACCCTTGAACTTTTCTATGCATGACCATTGA